A stretch of the bacterium genome encodes the following:
- a CDS encoding fibronectin type III domain-containing protein encodes MAIPEPKRQLPILILAVAGLLWSQLPAFQSRCSAQGSLYFSAQKSWEDQGQQVSRPCMAGNWLYLSTDVQDEKFRLWRHDPNVPTQGWTEVTIDGISDPDSTALGSHKGYLYVATRAQDSSPHLWRLENPGQGIWKQVGPSGLGSAEIITVLSSFGEHLYLGIASGGDSGGLVQLWRSTETGTNNPEITSNTWERIGESTSALISSAFQEFDARLYLGIENTANSQNKAEVWRLDSSSASNSFYRYNAFGWMESNLSIPALAVCDQVLYAVARNGKGAQVWSLLKGGAEFSRTSSWNGFIDPSRSLPLSMVSLGSYLFLSFDTNGKGEVFRLWYDPGNLEQREKQWGAVTINDPNTGKSLFTDASNRLRWLYADPNNGYLFLGTQDSGGRFKLWKSSRLPIITLTSPQMYQTHPYAYFGAFQSKVQVGWRSTRSGEYVIRQVQLKDPNSRISQDPGFVINKSNAEKLTTYTTQPLPPDDRQGTYIAEIAWNKAGDQERYPVLFSFIYDTDKPEQLPVVTSVESGSKKLRVKWAKAHDKLSGIAQYRVWWKQVPVGSDANTGTFSGQSDLLDGSKYEHDISGLMNGRRYAVAVSARDTAGNESDPSDITDLSFGTPQMGRGLTDLVGETGGCFVKNLQGKFIRQFSEAEKSR; translated from the coding sequence TTGGCGATACCCGAACCGAAGCGTCAGTTACCGATCCTGATTCTGGCGGTTGCCGGACTGCTCTGGAGCCAATTGCCAGCTTTTCAGAGCCGTTGTTCTGCTCAGGGCTCTCTCTATTTTTCGGCTCAAAAATCCTGGGAAGACCAGGGCCAACAGGTTTCCAGACCGTGCATGGCGGGGAATTGGCTCTACCTCTCCACCGATGTCCAGGATGAGAAGTTCCGTCTCTGGCGACACGATCCGAATGTTCCGACTCAGGGGTGGACGGAAGTTACTATCGATGGCATCAGTGACCCTGATTCCACTGCTCTTGGCTCGCATAAAGGATATCTGTATGTGGCTACCCGGGCTCAAGACAGCAGCCCTCACCTGTGGCGGCTGGAGAACCCCGGTCAGGGAATATGGAAACAAGTCGGCCCTTCGGGACTTGGTTCAGCAGAAATAATCACTGTGCTCTCTTCATTTGGTGAGCATCTCTATCTGGGAATCGCGAGCGGGGGAGATTCGGGGGGCTTGGTTCAATTGTGGCGATCCACCGAGACCGGAACCAATAATCCGGAAATTACCTCCAATACCTGGGAGCGGATTGGCGAAAGCACATCCGCCTTGATATCGAGTGCTTTTCAGGAATTTGATGCCAGGCTGTACCTTGGGATCGAGAATACGGCAAACAGCCAGAATAAAGCCGAAGTCTGGAGGCTGGATAGCAGCAGTGCGAGTAATTCCTTCTATCGCTATAACGCCTTCGGCTGGATGGAGAGCAACCTGAGCATACCAGCCCTGGCTGTCTGTGACCAGGTGCTCTATGCAGTTGCCCGGAATGGAAAAGGTGCTCAGGTGTGGTCCCTGCTCAAGGGAGGAGCGGAATTCAGCCGGACATCCTCCTGGAATGGTTTCATCGATCCCAGCCGGTCCCTTCCCCTGTCGATGGTGAGCCTGGGCTCATACCTTTTTCTGAGCTTCGATACCAATGGAAAAGGAGAGGTTTTCCGGTTATGGTATGATCCAGGCAATTTGGAGCAGCGGGAAAAGCAGTGGGGAGCGGTTACCATCAATGACCCGAACACAGGGAAATCGCTCTTTACCGATGCGTCCAACCGCTTACGCTGGCTGTATGCAGACCCGAACAATGGCTATCTCTTTCTGGGAACTCAGGATTCCGGCGGGAGGTTCAAGCTCTGGAAATCATCCCGGCTTCCGATCATTACCCTTACATCGCCCCAGATGTATCAGACACACCCTTACGCCTACTTTGGCGCTTTTCAGTCAAAGGTGCAGGTCGGCTGGCGATCAACCAGGAGCGGTGAATACGTGATTCGCCAGGTTCAGTTAAAAGACCCCAACAGCCGGATAAGCCAGGATCCGGGATTTGTGATCAACAAGTCAAATGCCGAAAAATTGACAACATACACTACTCAGCCGCTTCCGCCCGATGACCGGCAGGGGACCTACATTGCCGAAATTGCCTGGAATAAAGCCGGAGATCAGGAGCGCTATCCGGTGTTGTTCTCCTTTATTTATGATACCGATAAACCAGAGCAATTGCCGGTGGTAACTTCGGTGGAATCAGGGAGCAAAAAACTGAGAGTGAAATGGGCCAAAGCCCACGATAAGCTCTCAGGTATTGCCCAATACCGGGTCTGGTGGAAACAAGTACCTGTGGGATCGGATGCCAATACCGGCACGTTTTCCGGCCAAAGCGATCTTCTTGACGGAAGCAAATATGAGCATGATATCAGCGGCCTCATGAATGGCCGAAGATATGCGGTGGCGGTTTCAGCCAGGGATACTGCGGGTAATGAATCCGATCCGTCGGATATCACGGACTTAAGCTTTGGAACGCCGCAAATGGGGCGAGGCTTGACTGATCTTGTCGGTGAGACTGGCGGCTGTTTTGTAAAAAACTTGCAGGGAAAATTTATCAGACAATTCTCCGAAGCAGAAAAATCGAGGTAG
- a CDS encoding cytidine deaminase: MNSRNSASLLAIDSIVPAWRELITQAGQAKEKAIALLSGFRVGAALLTAEDRCYQGCNIENISLSLSICAERVAFLKALSEGEKRFKALAIVSDSPRVITPCGACRQLIWEFAPDITIIMDNPQGDVQWARIGDLLPQAFYYLNSSRP, encoded by the coding sequence ATGAATTCGAGAAATTCCGCCAGTCTTTTGGCTATCGATAGTATTGTCCCCGCCTGGCGGGAGTTGATCACGCAAGCCGGGCAGGCCAAAGAGAAAGCCATTGCCCTGCTCTCCGGATTTAGAGTAGGAGCAGCCCTGCTCACCGCCGAAGACCGGTGCTATCAGGGGTGTAATATCGAAAACATCTCCCTGAGCCTCAGCATCTGCGCTGAACGGGTGGCTTTCCTGAAGGCCCTGTCCGAGGGGGAAAAACGATTCAAAGCTCTGGCTATTGTCAGTGACAGCCCGCGAGTGATTACCCCCTGCGGAGCATGCCGGCAACTGATCTGGGAATTTGCACCTGATATCACGATCATTATGGACAATCCACAGGGAGATGTTCAGTGGGCCAGGATAGGAGACCTGCTGCCACAGGCATTCTATTATCTGAACAGCAGCCGCCCATAG
- a CDS encoding lipoate--protein ligase family protein, whose amino-acid sequence MQPWRLLDLTAYDACMNMAIDEAMLKACARKSDAVSTIRFYTWTPAAVSIGCLQKISDHFDLNQAQESGLAVVRRPTGGRAVLHKGDISCSLVLAESNPVIPRGVLASYQKISQAIQRGLGILGIEAQLCPERRISRTPFCFSGAARYEILVQGKKVMGNAQRREEGALLQQGSIMIEDQRELICRLFPQPERFSRSGGKAISGEESGQSTTAGLEFISLEEAAGGPVTASLVKDALIQGFEEVLHISLVPGSLTFWEHEEAIRLSQEKYSQDIWTRKGQHW is encoded by the coding sequence GTGCAGCCCTGGCGGTTACTTGACCTGACAGCCTATGATGCCTGCATGAACATGGCCATTGATGAGGCCATGCTGAAGGCATGTGCCCGCAAGAGTGATGCTGTCTCAACTATCCGGTTTTATACCTGGACCCCTGCGGCTGTTTCGATTGGATGTTTGCAGAAAATTTCTGACCATTTTGACCTGAATCAGGCACAAGAATCAGGTCTTGCCGTGGTCCGCAGGCCAACGGGCGGAAGGGCGGTGCTCCATAAGGGGGATATTTCCTGCTCCCTGGTTCTTGCTGAAAGCAATCCGGTAATTCCCCGGGGGGTGCTGGCCAGTTATCAAAAGATCAGTCAGGCTATCCAGCGGGGATTAGGAATTCTGGGGATTGAGGCTCAGTTATGTCCTGAGCGGAGAATCAGCCGGACCCCGTTTTGTTTTTCCGGAGCAGCCAGGTATGAAATTCTGGTCCAGGGGAAAAAGGTTATGGGTAACGCCCAAAGGCGAGAGGAGGGGGCTCTGTTACAGCAGGGCTCAATTATGATAGAAGACCAGCGGGAATTGATCTGTCGATTGTTCCCTCAGCCTGAGCGATTCTCCCGGTCGGGAGGAAAGGCGATCTCAGGAGAAGAATCCGGGCAGTCCACAACGGCTGGCTTGGAATTCATCTCCCTGGAGGAAGCGGCTGGTGGCCCCGTGACTGCCTCGCTGGTCAAGGATGCCCTGATCCAGGGATTCGAGGAGGTGCTTCACATCTCCTTAGTCCCCGGCTCATTGACCTTTTGGGAGCATGAGGAAGCCATCAGGCTCAGTCAGGAAAAATATTCCCAGGATATCTGGACGAGGAAGGGACAGCATTGGTGA
- a CDS encoding NIL domain-containing protein, translating to MNTVTRRVILTFPPNLVEDTAIYHLIKDYDLIVNILRAKIIPKEIGRIVLELRGKLDNIKKGLSYVESKGIEVKSLAQDIQLNEDKCVSCGMCLAVCHQKALTLNAVTWKIEFNRDDCVLCEQCVSVCPLKVIQVSF from the coding sequence ATGAATACTGTCACCAGAAGAGTTATCTTGACCTTTCCGCCAAACCTTGTGGAAGATACGGCTATCTACCACCTGATCAAGGACTATGACCTGATTGTCAATATCCTGCGGGCCAAGATCATTCCCAAGGAGATTGGACGGATTGTCCTGGAGCTGCGCGGAAAACTCGACAACATTAAAAAAGGGTTGAGCTATGTCGAAAGTAAAGGCATCGAGGTCAAGTCTCTGGCCCAGGACATCCAGCTCAACGAGGACAAGTGCGTAAGTTGCGGGATGTGTCTGGCTGTATGCCATCAGAAGGCCCTGACATTAAATGCAGTCACCTGGAAAATTGAGTTCAATCGGGATGACTGTGTTCTGTGCGAGCAGTGCGTGTCAGTCTGCCCTCTCAAAGTGATCCAGGTTTCCTTTTAA
- a CDS encoding homocysteine biosynthesis protein — translation MKTYEEINEKIKQGKAVVVTADEVCELADAEGIKAVADKVDVVTTATFGPMCSSGVFLNFGHADPPIKMDKIWLNDVPAYQGLAAVDTYLGATAASETEGIQYGGGHVIEDLLSGKTIRLEAEGYKTDCYPAERVTVQITLDSINQATLLNPRNAYQNYAAATNSSPRTLHTYMGTLLPRLGNVAYSTSGQLNPLINDPEYRTIGFGTKIFLGGGIGYVLGEGTQHNPNQLRAANKVPLSSAATLMLMGDLKQMNARYLRGATIKQYGVSLMVGVGIPIPVLDEGIAESVSIRDKDIYTTIYDYSIQKLSRPTYGRASYQELRSGSVQINGNAVPTNPVSSLFMAREIAAILKDWIRRGEFFLVEPIRLLSRDTRFKPLPQKDTAASQKDSVKS, via the coding sequence ATGAAGACATACGAAGAGATAAATGAGAAGATCAAGCAGGGAAAGGCTGTGGTGGTCACAGCCGATGAGGTGTGTGAGCTTGCCGATGCAGAGGGGATCAAGGCTGTAGCGGACAAGGTTGATGTAGTGACCACTGCCACTTTTGGCCCGATGTGTTCTTCGGGGGTTTTTTTGAATTTCGGGCACGCCGATCCTCCGATCAAGATGGATAAAATCTGGCTGAATGACGTACCTGCCTACCAGGGGCTTGCTGCGGTGGATACCTACCTGGGGGCTACTGCCGCTTCGGAGACGGAAGGGATCCAGTATGGAGGAGGGCATGTCATTGAAGACCTTCTTTCGGGCAAAACCATTCGACTGGAAGCCGAAGGCTACAAGACGGATTGCTATCCTGCGGAACGAGTGACGGTTCAGATCACGCTGGACAGCATCAATCAGGCCACGCTGCTGAACCCCCGGAACGCCTATCAAAACTATGCGGCAGCCACCAATTCTTCCCCAAGGACTCTGCACACCTATATGGGCACCCTGCTGCCAAGGCTCGGAAATGTCGCCTACTCCACCTCAGGGCAACTGAACCCCCTCATCAATGATCCTGAGTACCGCACGATCGGCTTTGGGACGAAGATATTCCTGGGCGGAGGGATCGGCTATGTCCTGGGCGAGGGGACTCAGCACAATCCCAATCAGCTTCGGGCGGCTAACAAGGTTCCGCTCAGCAGCGCCGCAACCTTGATGCTCATGGGTGACCTGAAGCAGATGAATGCCCGCTATCTGCGGGGAGCAACCATAAAACAGTACGGAGTATCTCTCATGGTGGGAGTCGGAATTCCAATCCCTGTTCTCGATGAGGGAATAGCCGAATCAGTATCTATCCGGGACAAGGATATTTACACTACCATTTATGACTACAGCATACAAAAATTATCCAGGCCGACTTATGGCAGGGCCAGTTACCAGGAATTGCGGTCCGGATCAGTCCAGATCAACGGGAATGCGGTGCCGACAAACCCGGTTTCCAGTCTCTTCATGGCCAGGGAGATCGCCGCTATCCTCAAGGACTGGATCAGGCGGGGAGAGTTTTTCCTGGTGGAGCCGATCCGGCTTCTTTCGCGGGACACCCGGTTTAAGCCCCTGCCCCAGAAGGATACTGCCGCATCCCAGAAGGATAGCGTAAAATCATGA
- a CDS encoding LTA synthase family protein codes for MSRRVRGLLLPDALLFFGLAFGLSLIFFGLFRLFFLLRYLKLTSGIPAGEIVQAFLVGLRFDMVITSYILILFFLPAPFLPLSRSRGIRTVFLLTLGAVFGFFFLLSTIDLEFFGAYNSRLNLLAVQYLETMGPALRTVWQEYPVIPYLLGWAFLAALFGWVIFQSGQALLSRAKERSFRHQALSLLAGIGMLVLGARGTLASSPINWGHAYFSKHNFSNQMALNGIFTLGRSLYQELLEDNRSLEKKLRITSPEEAIRLVQRSVAHQGETFLSPKEYPLVRRRDFPPDSVPRRPNIVVFMMESFSGAYVGALGGPYQVTPEFDRLCREGILFDRFYANGCRTNRGLTAILCSYPCLIGLSMMQKVESQQPMLNLASVLKPLGYQNCFIYGGDLNFDNMEGYFRRHGFDRFVGHKDFPKEDFQTEWGISDEAVFSRANQEFSRLPQPFTGVVLTVSNHEPYRIPKPYAYYPPDHVQSKYLNSFKYSDYALGKFFQEARKQPYFNNTIFVIVADHGKNLDYRTDLSLSQFHIPCLLYAPKILGSTPRRIHTIGAQIDILPTLLGILKQPVVHHCWGRDLLGIPEDAGYAMLTANDEKLGFVQGGYYLVARLNAPSSLYLVGQPDRDRADEFPEVVSRLERQVKIIAHAGSYIFSHQRCFNPELTAHTEERLLHGAATGSGD; via the coding sequence ATGAGCAGGAGAGTACGTGGATTACTTCTGCCCGATGCCCTTCTTTTCTTCGGGCTGGCCTTTGGGCTCAGCCTGATCTTCTTCGGGCTGTTTCGCCTGTTCTTTTTGCTCCGCTACCTGAAGCTCACATCAGGTATCCCTGCCGGAGAGATTGTGCAGGCCTTTCTGGTTGGACTGCGGTTTGACATGGTGATTACCTCCTATATCCTGATCCTGTTCTTTCTGCCCGCCCCGTTTCTTCCCCTGTCCCGGAGTCGGGGCATCCGCACGGTCTTCCTTCTGACATTGGGCGCGGTTTTCGGGTTTTTCTTTCTCTTGTCCACGATCGACCTGGAATTTTTCGGCGCTTACAATTCCCGGCTCAACCTGCTGGCTGTTCAGTATCTGGAAACTATGGGGCCGGCCCTCCGGACTGTCTGGCAGGAGTATCCGGTGATCCCCTATCTCCTGGGGTGGGCTTTCCTGGCCGCCCTGTTCGGCTGGGTGATTTTCCAGTCCGGGCAGGCGCTCCTCAGCCGGGCGAAGGAGCGGTCCTTTCGGCACCAGGCCCTTTCACTCCTGGCCGGTATTGGCATGCTGGTTCTTGGTGCACGGGGAACTTTAGCCTCATCACCGATAAACTGGGGACATGCCTATTTCAGCAAACATAACTTTTCAAACCAAATGGCTTTGAATGGTATCTTCACTCTGGGCCGGTCCCTGTACCAGGAGCTTCTGGAAGATAACCGCTCCCTGGAAAAAAAACTGCGCATCACCTCACCCGAAGAGGCCATTCGTCTGGTTCAGCGATCCGTGGCCCATCAGGGAGAAACCTTTCTGTCACCAAAGGAGTATCCTCTGGTCCGGCGGCGGGACTTTCCTCCTGACTCTGTTCCCCGGCGGCCCAATATCGTGGTTTTCATGATGGAAAGCTTCAGCGGAGCCTATGTCGGGGCCCTGGGCGGCCCGTATCAGGTGACTCCGGAATTCGACCGCCTGTGCCGTGAAGGCATCCTCTTTGACCGCTTCTACGCCAATGGATGCCGCACCAACCGGGGGCTGACCGCCATCCTGTGCTCATATCCCTGTCTGATCGGCCTTTCGATGATGCAAAAAGTAGAGAGTCAGCAGCCCATGCTCAATCTGGCCAGTGTGTTAAAGCCGCTCGGCTATCAGAACTGCTTTATCTATGGTGGCGATCTGAACTTTGACAATATGGAAGGCTATTTCCGCCGCCACGGTTTTGACCGCTTTGTCGGCCACAAGGACTTTCCGAAAGAGGATTTTCAGACCGAGTGGGGCATATCGGATGAGGCGGTCTTCAGCCGCGCCAATCAGGAATTTTCCCGGCTGCCGCAGCCCTTTACCGGCGTGGTGCTTACCGTAAGCAATCACGAACCCTATCGCATTCCCAAACCGTATGCCTACTATCCCCCTGACCATGTCCAGAGCAAGTATCTCAATTCCTTTAAATATTCCGACTATGCCCTGGGGAAGTTTTTTCAGGAGGCCAGAAAGCAGCCCTATTTCAATAATACGATCTTTGTGATCGTGGCTGATCATGGGAAAAACCTTGACTACAGGACTGATCTCAGTCTCAGCCAGTTTCATATCCCCTGCCTCCTGTATGCACCAAAGATCCTGGGCAGTACGCCGCGCAGAATTCATACCATCGGCGCACAAATCGACATCCTTCCTACCCTGCTGGGAATTCTGAAGCAGCCGGTCGTTCATCACTGCTGGGGGAGAGATCTTCTTGGCATCCCCGAAGATGCGGGGTACGCCATGCTTACTGCAAATGATGAGAAGCTGGGCTTTGTACAGGGAGGCTATTATCTGGTTGCCCGGTTAAACGCCCCATCATCTCTCTATCTTGTGGGTCAGCCTGACAGGGACCGGGCCGATGAATTTCCCGAAGTCGTGAGCCGCCTGGAGCGCCAGGTGAAAATCATTGCTCATGCAGGCTCGTATATCTTCAGCCATCAGCGATGCTTCAACCCTGAGCTCACTGCGCACACAGAGGAGCGGCTGTTGCACGGTGCAGCAACAGGGAGTGGTGATTGA
- a CDS encoding ABC transporter ATP-binding protein yields MYRRLLRFVRPYWKKMAIAMVCMTLTAGLNSSIAYMVKPVLDDIFINKRWIMLKLLPIALLILYLLKGTFTYIQGYLMMYIGEKVVMSLRGELFAHVHSLSMDFFTKRSTGLIMARINNDVGLVQRAITHSLADLLREPLDIIGFLAVMFYCNWFWAILSVLVLPFVALLISKMGLKLRRISGKVQQKVADLNVILHETLSGALIVKAFHMEEREVERYRRENQRFFNEQMRAGRVAILSTPLMELLASFGIAFIVWFGGAQVIAGKSTPGNFFSFMTALLMMYSPIKKLTHVNNDIQHGIAASQRIFEFLDAQPSVREAEDAVEMPPLRQSIEYRDVSFRYEKQPVLQNINLRVSRGEIIAIVGTSGAGKTTLVSLLPRFYEATSGDILIDGQDIKKATLRSLRQQIGIVTQETILFNDTVRNNILYGRPDAGDAEVIEAAKAALAHDFISQMPDGYDARIGERGVKLSGGQKQRIAIARAILKNPAILILDEATSSLDSKSEALVQQALDNLMQDRTTFIIAHRLSTVRGAHRIVVLNQGRIQEIGDHVTLLAQKGIYAHLYQTQFATQEPLPLPSVAQDMAACDEIIS; encoded by the coding sequence ATGTATAGACGTCTTCTCAGATTCGTACGACCGTACTGGAAAAAAATGGCCATTGCCATGGTGTGCATGACACTGACCGCTGGTCTTAATTCCTCGATTGCGTATATGGTCAAGCCGGTATTGGATGATATTTTTATCAACAAGCGATGGATCATGCTCAAGCTGCTGCCGATAGCCCTGCTCATTCTTTATTTACTGAAAGGTACGTTCACCTATATCCAGGGCTATCTGATGATGTATATTGGAGAGAAGGTGGTCATGAGCCTGCGGGGCGAGCTTTTTGCCCATGTTCACTCACTATCCATGGATTTTTTCACCAAGCGGTCTACGGGTCTGATTATGGCCCGGATTAACAATGACGTAGGGCTGGTTCAGCGGGCCATTACCCATTCCCTTGCGGATCTGTTGCGGGAGCCGCTCGACATTATCGGTTTTCTGGCGGTGATGTTTTACTGCAACTGGTTCTGGGCTATCCTGTCCGTCTTGGTGCTGCCCTTTGTGGCCCTTCTGATCTCGAAGATGGGATTGAAGCTCCGGCGCATCAGCGGCAAGGTCCAGCAAAAGGTCGCTGACCTGAATGTCATCCTGCACGAGACCCTGTCCGGGGCACTGATTGTCAAAGCCTTTCATATGGAAGAGCGGGAAGTCGAACGTTACCGGCGGGAAAATCAGCGGTTCTTCAACGAGCAGATGCGGGCCGGCCGGGTGGCGATACTTTCTACCCCCTTGATGGAGCTGCTGGCATCTTTCGGTATTGCCTTTATCGTCTGGTTTGGCGGGGCACAGGTCATTGCCGGAAAATCCACGCCGGGCAATTTTTTCTCCTTTATGACCGCCCTGCTGATGATGTACAGTCCGATCAAAAAGCTGACCCATGTTAATAACGATATTCAGCATGGGATTGCCGCCTCACAGCGGATCTTCGAGTTTCTCGATGCTCAGCCGAGTGTCCGGGAGGCCGAAGATGCGGTGGAGATGCCTCCCCTTCGCCAGAGTATCGAGTATCGGGATGTCAGTTTTCGATATGAGAAACAGCCTGTACTGCAGAATATCAACCTCCGGGTATCCCGCGGAGAGATTATAGCTATCGTCGGAACCAGCGGTGCGGGCAAGACCACGCTGGTCAGCCTGCTTCCCCGGTTTTACGAGGCCACCTCAGGGGACATCCTCATTGACGGCCAGGACATCAAAAAGGCTACCCTGCGCTCCCTGAGACAGCAAATCGGCATTGTTACCCAGGAAACGATCCTCTTTAATGATACGGTACGGAATAATATCCTGTATGGAAGGCCGGACGCCGGTGATGCTGAAGTGATCGAGGCGGCTAAGGCAGCCCTGGCCCATGATTTCATCAGCCAGATGCCGGATGGGTATGATGCGCGAATCGGTGAGCGGGGAGTTAAACTTTCGGGCGGGCAGAAACAGCGGATAGCCATTGCCCGTGCAATTCTCAAGAATCCCGCCATTTTGATCCTCGACGAGGCCACCTCGTCACTGGACTCCAAGTCCGAAGCCCTGGTCCAGCAGGCCCTGGATAACCTGATGCAGGACCGGACCACGTTTATTATCGCCCATCGCCTGTCTACCGTGCGCGGGGCCCACAGGATCGTGGTTCTGAATCAAGGCAGGATTCAGGAAATCGGGGACCATGTCACCCTCCTGGCCCAAAAAGGTATCTATGCTCATCTGTACCAGACACAATTTGCCACCCAGGAGCCGCTGCCGCTGCCGTCGGTTGCCCAGGATATGGCTGCCTGTGATGAAATAATATCATGA
- the rfaE1 gene encoding D-glycero-beta-D-manno-heptose-7-phosphate kinase codes for MLTRSKLDEILPRISQQNILVVGDVMLDEYLWGEVERISPEAPVQVVDVQREFTTLGGAGNVVANIISLGGQVRMCSVIGQDAGGEALLSEFARKGVSTDGIFQDPARPTTRKSRVLAGNQQVLRIDREVRRPIDPVWEEKIVDYLRQHLPESAAIILSDYQKGVLTEGLLPKIISLGRDQGKPVFVDPKGMSYRKYRKAHYITPNQKEAGQATGMVIRTEEDVRTAGEKLLRELELDGVIITRGKDGISLFRLGHEPVTLPTRAREVFDVSGAGDTALAALTLGYLAGLPLDEAAELANLAAGVVVGKVGTATVTAAEILAACGGGQYSTDQKVKTFLELQDLVSRHRLKGQRIVFTNGCFDLLHIGHIKLLHEARGFGDVLVVAINDDDSVRRLKGPNRPCMTQGERARLLSALNCVDYVVIFPEDTPHNLIAALQPEVLVKGGDYRKTEVVGWQIVEGYGGSVKLVDLEQDISTSSLIARILSNHRQERVVSGQ; via the coding sequence TTGTTAACCCGCAGTAAACTGGATGAAATTCTCCCCCGGATCAGCCAGCAGAATATCCTGGTTGTAGGAGATGTCATGCTCGATGAATATCTCTGGGGAGAGGTGGAGCGGATCTCTCCGGAGGCCCCGGTGCAGGTGGTGGATGTGCAGCGGGAGTTCACGACCCTGGGAGGTGCGGGCAATGTTGTGGCCAACATCATCAGCCTGGGGGGACAGGTGCGCATGTGCAGTGTTATCGGCCAGGATGCAGGCGGTGAGGCACTGCTTTCGGAATTTGCCCGCAAGGGAGTTTCCACCGATGGCATCTTTCAGGACCCGGCCCGGCCAACCACCAGAAAAAGCCGGGTGCTGGCAGGCAATCAGCAGGTTCTGCGCATCGACCGGGAGGTCCGCCGTCCCATCGATCCGGTGTGGGAAGAAAAAATCGTGGATTATCTCCGGCAGCACCTTCCGGAAAGTGCGGCCATTATCCTGTCCGATTATCAGAAAGGGGTCCTGACCGAGGGGCTGCTCCCAAAAATCATCAGCCTGGGACGGGACCAGGGAAAGCCGGTGTTTGTCGATCCCAAGGGGATGTCCTACCGGAAATACCGCAAGGCCCATTATATCACCCCCAACCAGAAGGAGGCTGGCCAGGCCACGGGCATGGTGATCCGCACCGAAGAAGATGTCCGCACAGCCGGAGAAAAGCTCCTGCGGGAGCTGGAGCTTGATGGTGTCATTATAACCAGGGGAAAGGACGGGATTTCCCTTTTCCGGCTGGGGCATGAGCCGGTGACGTTACCTACCCGTGCCAGAGAAGTGTTTGATGTTTCGGGGGCCGGAGATACCGCTTTAGCTGCCCTGACGCTTGGGTACCTTGCCGGGCTGCCATTGGATGAGGCTGCGGAACTGGCCAACCTGGCTGCCGGTGTGGTGGTCGGCAAGGTCGGGACAGCCACCGTGACCGCTGCGGAGATTCTGGCTGCCTGCGGGGGCGGCCAGTATTCGACCGATCAGAAGGTCAAAACCTTTTTGGAATTGCAGGACCTTGTTTCCCGCCACAGGCTGAAAGGGCAGCGGATTGTCTTTACCAACGGATGCTTTGACCTTCTCCATATCGGCCATATCAAGCTGCTCCATGAAGCCAGAGGCTTTGGAGACGTGCTCGTTGTGGCCATCAACGACGATGATTCGGTACGGCGGCTGAAAGGCCCCAACCGCCCCTGCATGACTCAAGGGGAGCGGGCCAGGCTGCTTTCAGCTTTGAATTGTGTGGATTATGTCGTGATTTTTCCGGAAGATACCCCGCACAATCTTATCGCCGCTTTACAGCCGGAAGTGCTGGTCAAGGGTGGAGACTACCGCAAGACCGAGGTCGTGGGCTGGCAAATCGTGGAAGGCTATGGAGGCTCGGTCAAACTGGTGGATCTTGAGCAGGATATTTCCACCAGCAGCCTGATTGCCAGAATCCTCAGCAATCACCGGCAGGAGAGAGTGGTCAGTGGTCAGTAA
- a CDS encoding DUF2283 domain-containing protein produces MHSILVSHTQEVEEGVTLDFDKEGKVIGLEIIGATERYSLKDIFNLSTENLVLETTP; encoded by the coding sequence ATGCACTCTATATTGGTCTCCCATACCCAGGAAGTAGAAGAAGGAGTTACTCTGGACTTTGACAAAGAGGGCAAAGTCATTGGCCTTGAAATCATCGGTGCTACTGAAAGGTATAGCCTGAAAGATATATTTAATCTGTCAACCGAAAACCTGGTGTTGGAAACGACGCCTTGA
- a CDS encoding type II toxin-antitoxin system RelE/ParE family toxin — protein sequence MAKIRWSEDAIEDLKEICKFIASDSPYYAKIFNDRVFEMVEHLESFPEIGRRVPEADNPKVRELIYKGYRIIYQIKDDYLEIITVIHGSKLLKLES from the coding sequence ATGGCTAAAATAAGGTGGTCAGAGGATGCGATTGAAGATTTAAAAGAAATATGCAAGTTTATCGCCTCAGATTCTCCCTACTACGCCAAGATATTCAACGATAGAGTTTTTGAGATGGTCGAACATTTGGAGTCATTTCCTGAAATAGGCCGGCGAGTTCCCGAAGCGGATAACCCCAAGGTAAGGGAGCTGATCTATAAGGGCTATAGGATTATTTACCAAATTAAAGATGATTATTTGGAAATCATTACCGTCATTCATGGGAGTAAGCTATTGAAGTTGGAGAGCTAA